A window from Telopea speciosissima isolate NSW1024214 ecotype Mountain lineage chromosome 8, Tspe_v1, whole genome shotgun sequence encodes these proteins:
- the LOC122670595 gene encoding calcium-binding protein KIC-like, with translation MVGRKAVDFEDFLPPMAEKLDGEGLIGELCNGFHLLMGPNKEVITFESLKRNTDLLGLQGLKDDELLSMLREGDLDGDGGLNQMELCILMFRLSHELMEESESLLEEALIQELRNP, from the coding sequence ATGGTTGGACGAAAGGCAGTTGATTTTGAAGATTTCTTGCCACCTATGGCTGAGAAATTGGATGGGGAAGGATTGATTGGAGAGCTTTGTAATGGGTTTCACTTATTGATGGGCCCTAACAAGGAAGTCATCACGTTTGAAAGCTTGAAGAGGAACACTGATTTACTAGGGTTGCAGGGTTTGAAAGATGATGAATTGTTGTCTATGTTGAGAGAAGGTGATttggatggtgatggtggtcttAATCAGATGGAACTTTGTATTTTGATGTTTAGATTGAGCCATGAATTGATGGAGGAGTCAGAGAGTTTGTTGGAAGAAGCTCTGATACAGGAATTGAGAAATCCCTAA